The DNA window GAATAACTGATACTGATAAAAGGGTCTTACCTTGTCGAAACCAAGCCAATGGAAGAGTACcattctttcattttcttttaagaaTAATAAGAAGTGTTTGGACACTGGAATTATCACGTTAACAAATTAtgtacatatataaatggCTCTTGTATCTAACAGCAGGTGTCGCGTGGTAATGCGGGAACTTTGTATTCGTCTCCTATCCATTGGAAAACTTCGTATTTAGAGTTTAAGAGTCTATTATTATGCATGCAGTAGCCATCACCACTATTAACCGTTAAAGAACCAGTATGAGCCATTGGCTCTATAAAAATGCATCGTTTTATCCTGGAATGAATGAGGGCCATTGAACACATGGAACAGGGTTCATGAGTCGTGTAAATTTCGTATCCCAGGCACAAATAAGGTGAATCTTTTGTCTTTTCAGTGTTTGGATGCATTCTAGAATATTTCATGTTGTTTTCTGCAACTTTTCTTATACCGTTCATGATACTGTGATCTAATGGTGTGGTACAGCAAGAATCTGTTGTAATAATAGTTTCCTTCTTACTAGGTTCTACAAATGCCGTTACAATAGGTCTCTTATTTCCATTTGCCAACTCTTCCTTAGATTTttctgatatttttttgagaaTGTCCTTAATAAATAACATGTCAAATTCCATGTCATTTAAGATCTGATCGTTTGGATTACCGCGCCAGATAAGTGGCCAATATTTCTCAGACCAACTTATTGCCTGTTCTTTCGTTCCGGGACCCTGTAGTGGTGCTTGATGTTCACAAgtcaaattttcataaaCTAAATCCCTGTTGAATTCTTGTAACGTTCGTATGACTTCATCcttagaattgaaaagttgTATGGAACAAAGTGCTACCATGAGAGAAGTGTTCGATCCAATaacatttttcttcactcTCTTAATATGTAGTAGAGAAACTGGATCTCTGGGACTGGCTAAAAATCTAACCAGTTCGATGAACTTCTTGGAATCCTTTGGTGAAATATCTACGGTCCAAATATGAATCAGATCTGGGACTTCCTTTGTCTCTTCATTCCTTATTTGCAGAAgtttatcttcaataattccTTTTTTAAAGTCAATCCTCAATGGATTGGCCCTCTTCTTCACCATAACTATAGCAGTGtgtcttcttctaataGGTTTCAAAAACCGTCGAGGTCATCTCgaaagttttcaatttttaatgtttTGTTTTGAAATGAGATGAAAAGAGCGAAATATTTACTGCACGAGCACTGCTCGCTGTAAGGTACCTAAACATGTATTCTTAAGCAATATGAAActattattcaaatgtGTTATTTAAAAGGCGCCTTACTGAACATCACAATGAGTGATGTGAGGGTTATGCTATGAATATGattacaaaaatttggtaGCTTCCGTTTCTATATATTGGCTTCGAAACAAATCTTAAGAAAAACCATTAATTGCagtattcaaaattttgtactAAGTTGCTCGAACGTAAGGGAAGTCATCAAGACCAATATATGATTTAGAAACATGAAGCTCCTTTTGGACTTTTTTCATGACGAGTTATTCTCCAATACTGAACATATCAAGTTGCAACATCGAGTCTATAAAGAATTCGAGCATCTCGTTACTTCCTGCTTCGTCATTCAAAACTCAAACCTGATAGAAATACCACAATTTAGCTATAGACTGAGTCATAAGGAATCAATAGAGAAATGTATTGTCtttttaattcaaaataagCTTTTCAATAACGTTTTATGTTATGGCTATGATCTAGGAAAAGGTAATCAAgtgaataaaatattacacTGTAATAGTACTAATGGTAATGCGCTTGACATTAAAGGTCCCGTTTGGGAATTACTTGGCAATATTATTGGCAgggaaaaatttataaacctattgataaattgttCAGTGTTTCAACACAATAGGGGAAcattcattcaaatcattggaaataaattcaatagaCCTTATTCTATAGCATCAGAATTGCAAAAAGAGAGAAGTGAAAAAGTAACTTTTCCAGTGACTTTCACAAACAAAAGTTTTCTTCATAAGCGTTCACATGCTTCTCCAAAGTTTAACTTTTTAGCTCCAGATGACAAAATTGGAGCTCTCAGAAGCTCTATTTTTGCTTTAAACCAAACTAAACTGTctaaagaattaaaaaaaggaGTTGacaa is part of the Kazachstania africana CBS 2517 chromosome 1, complete genome genome and encodes:
- the TAD3 gene encoding Tad3p (similar to Saccharomyces cerevisiae TAD3 (YLR316C); ancestral locus Anc_4.133), coding for MVKKRANPLRIDFKKGIIEDKLLQIRNEETKEVPDLIHIWTVDISPKDSKKFIELVRFLASPRDPVSLLHIKRVKKNVIGSNTSLMVALCSIQLFNSKDEVIRTLQEFNRDLVYENLTCEHQAPLQGPGTKEQAISWSEKYWPLIWRGNPNDQILNDMEFDMLFIKDILKKISEKSKEELANGNKRPIVTAFVEPSKKETIITTDSCCTTPLDHSIMNGIRKVAENNMKYSRMHPNTEKTKDSPYLCLGYEIYTTHEPCSMCSMALIHSRIKRCIFIEPMAHTGSLTVNSGDGYCMHNNRLLNSKYEVFQWIGDEYKVPALPRDTCC